The proteins below come from a single Pirellulales bacterium genomic window:
- a CDS encoding DUF2190 family protein encodes MSTAQFVQEGASIDYTPAADVADGQVVVQGDLVGVANRAIPAGAPGSLAVEGVFDFPKATDVAYSFGTILFWDPTAGIVTLTGGSNKQAGKVVRAAATTDPTVRVRLASQAKPGTLLYANTAASAAIANTAAETPFDKSATIPADSLKAGDVLRIRALVFVTSTSGSPAFTIRLKAGSTAIAVDTFIAGAIAPIMPIYVDATVVFRAVGVGGQYVAIGTMTSWPDGFFTAATALDRQGEKFFRYGSCFVNAVCEFLIIRNRKICVIACCCEAFDRSR; translated from the coding sequence ATGTCAACAGCCCAGTTTGTTCAGGAAGGTGCGAGCATCGACTATACGCCGGCGGCGGATGTTGCCGACGGGCAAGTCGTGGTCCAGGGAGATCTGGTCGGCGTCGCGAATCGGGCGATCCCAGCGGGCGCGCCGGGATCGCTTGCGGTCGAGGGAGTGTTTGATTTTCCGAAGGCGACCGATGTAGCTTATTCCTTCGGCACGATTCTCTTTTGGGATCCGACGGCGGGAATCGTCACGCTCACGGGAGGCAGTAATAAGCAGGCCGGCAAGGTCGTCCGCGCGGCAGCCACGACCGATCCGACCGTGCGGGTGCGCCTCGCTTCGCAGGCCAAGCCGGGCACCCTGCTGTATGCGAACACCGCCGCCAGCGCTGCAATCGCCAACACCGCTGCGGAGACCCCGTTTGATAAAAGCGCCACGATCCCGGCAGATTCGTTGAAAGCGGGGGATGTCCTACGAATCCGAGCGCTGGTGTTTGTGACCAGTACGAGCGGTTCGCCGGCGTTCACGATTCGTCTTAAGGCAGGTTCAACCGCAATCGCGGTCGACACGTTCATCGCGGGCGCCATCGCTCCGATCATGCCAATCTACGTTGATGCGACCGTTGTGTTTCGAGCCGTGGGAGTCGGTGGTCAGTACGTGGCGATTGGCACGATGACTTCTTGGCCGGATGGCTTTTTCACGGCCGCCACGGCGCTCGATCGCCAAGGAGAGAAATTTTTTCGTTACGGAAGTTGTTTTGTGAACGCAGTTTGCGAGTTCCTCATAATTCGTAATCGTAAAATTTGTGTTATAGCGTGTTGCTGCGAGGCTTTTGACCGCTCTCGGTGA
- a CDS encoding helix-turn-helix domain-containing protein, translating to MSQLPLYKPKEIAARLNCSLANVYSLLASGKLTAISIGVGGKGLRVAEEDLQSFIELGRLGPGAIQLPKPGRPHRLKHIKLAKP from the coding sequence ATGAGCCAGCTTCCATTGTATAAGCCGAAGGAAATTGCCGCGAGGCTCAACTGCAGTCTTGCCAACGTCTATTCCCTCCTGGCTAGCGGCAAATTGACCGCAATCTCGATCGGTGTCGGCGGCAAGGGCCTGCGGGTGGCTGAGGAGGATCTGCAGTCCTTCATCGAATTGGGGCGTCTCGGACCAGGTGCAATCCAATTACCCAAGCCCGGTAGGCCGCACCGCCTCAAGCACATCAAGCTCGCAAAGCC